The proteins below come from a single uncultured Dethiosulfovibrio sp. genomic window:
- a CDS encoding phosphodiester glycosidase family protein, with amino-acid sequence MQALSLPQWTGKSFSDVPQGHPYGKSIESAFAMGILFPSDQFYPDLEASRAEALAFAFMAMGWTHTAKTLALYHDLPGDIPPYLAPYIVLAETAIPKAPDEFIKDPKAAVTEKDIKDLSLWLKVSYSRGITWNYELEKSGLSLVMGKNGVGRPPQEWIIAVGEKDNDQEANQLVKKLGSRGISAKAVRSDGAISVIAGPYGNYFQAWLLSQALPSPYRGAPVLPQGGERKSIYWAAIKVPANRCFIATAPSIGARSLPLSKIAENSDAIGAINGGFFGSNRPIGTMVIDGIPVSPSYADRSAIGWNQRGQAFFGNGNFRLYGQDERGQSFPISGVNQPIAEGALALYTPHFGQFATQIKGPGTEFIVKGGQIVSRRDTQGSNHFMGEDKLILLTKTSGPGPLADTTEIDLKIDWKDPYMSEANQVIQAGPMLIGTGPTTIEGFSSSIVNKRHPRTIVGWDGDNLWWIAVDGRSSWHSDGLTIPEASKFARDLGLRLAVNMDGGGSTQIWWDGHTVNRPSDGRERPLPYGVIFR; translated from the coding sequence ATGCAAGCTCTTTCTCTACCCCAATGGACGGGCAAATCCTTCTCCGACGTACCACAGGGACACCCCTACGGAAAATCCATCGAATCGGCCTTCGCCATGGGAATACTCTTTCCGTCGGATCAGTTCTATCCAGATCTGGAGGCGAGCAGAGCGGAAGCCCTGGCTTTCGCCTTTATGGCCATGGGCTGGACCCACACGGCAAAGACACTGGCACTGTACCACGACCTCCCAGGAGACATACCTCCCTACCTTGCCCCTTACATCGTTTTGGCTGAGACAGCGATACCGAAAGCTCCCGATGAGTTTATCAAAGATCCTAAAGCTGCGGTGACGGAAAAAGACATAAAGGACCTCTCGCTCTGGCTAAAGGTCAGCTACTCCAGAGGTATAACCTGGAACTATGAATTAGAAAAATCAGGACTCAGCCTTGTGATGGGCAAAAACGGCGTAGGTCGTCCTCCACAGGAATGGATTATCGCAGTAGGAGAGAAAGATAACGACCAAGAAGCAAATCAACTGGTTAAGAAGTTAGGCTCCCGGGGTATATCCGCAAAGGCTGTCAGGTCGGACGGCGCAATATCGGTTATAGCCGGACCTTACGGCAATTACTTTCAGGCGTGGCTTTTATCACAGGCGTTACCATCTCCCTACAGAGGAGCCCCCGTTCTTCCCCAAGGCGGGGAGAGAAAGTCCATATACTGGGCCGCTATTAAGGTTCCAGCGAATAGGTGTTTTATAGCTACCGCACCCTCCATAGGGGCAAGAAGCCTGCCTCTCAGCAAAATAGCGGAAAACTCCGACGCCATAGGGGCGATCAACGGAGGCTTTTTTGGATCTAACAGGCCTATCGGCACTATGGTGATAGACGGTATCCCTGTATCCCCCTCCTACGCCGACAGATCAGCTATTGGATGGAACCAAAGGGGGCAGGCTTTTTTCGGGAACGGAAACTTTAGGCTCTACGGCCAAGACGAAAGAGGACAGAGTTTCCCTATATCAGGGGTAAATCAACCTATCGCTGAAGGAGCACTAGCTCTGTACACTCCCCATTTTGGACAGTTTGCGACCCAGATAAAAGGTCCCGGCACCGAGTTTATCGTCAAAGGAGGACAGATCGTCTCCCGGAGGGACACACAAGGATCCAATCACTTTATGGGAGAGGATAAACTTATCCTTTTGACAAAGACCTCGGGGCCAGGACCTCTAGCGGATACAACCGAAATAGACCTAAAAATAGACTGGAAAGATCCATACATGAGCGAAGCCAATCAGGTGATTCAGGCCGGGCCGATGCTCATAGGCACCGGGCCAACGACGATCGAAGGCTTCTCATCCTCCATAGTTAACAAACGCCATCCTAGGACTATCGTCGGTTGGGACGGAGATAACCTATGGTGGATCGCCGTAGATGGGAGATCCTCCTGGCACAGCGATGGATTGACCATCCCTGAGGCCTCTAAGTTCGCTAGAGACCTAGGGCTCAGGCTAGCTGTAAACATGGACGGAGGAGGATCCACCCAGATATGGTGGGACGGTCACACCGTCAACAGGCCCTCCGATGGAAGGGAAAGGCCGTTACCTTACGGCGTTATCTTTCGCTGA
- a CDS encoding tetratricopeptide repeat protein has protein sequence MDKRLEEWFRKPVESLSPDSMGLPVVVRSEKKSVVESSPLAFLGAGDAKTGDYPDREGPSAPPSDAQVEDILLGPLDQKNELQLETTPQEELQEELSNEFLDDDDGSEVDFKAATDLDDIANSQEPESLNPDFEGKEEFLDADDSILVPSGDVFDDIAVLSPLSSEPVYHDEADIHQLDSILRKEEDVVLFGEPDRVPEPILNDKVPKSSPTVDSIYKIKGKKVKISAIALALLVAGTGVFFMTNESSETQLRRANEMYLKGEMKKALELYEESEKNISLDAGSLVRKGDILALQGREAEALNSYYGALAIDPESVDVHRKVANTFFSLGSLNQAEKAYIEVLRLDPTDSAIRLLVSRLKLEKEDIDGALDLLESLSPDESSDEVESFRLELLAKLPPVEISLDIGLSSDIAYDVTSIDITFSEDSFDVVQTPVIEVPVEVVSAPVVVSKPISRAKVEVPPKVVERKPRSVPVKADDFGRFSRILSSGRNIGVQDGPALKRLAEEDSTGISLYNLGRMFNRAGRPREAMVFLEKALAKDGNNRWLLAETAYSFASVGRDDEALAMMEHALVKGDKIFPGEESPSILFSAPSPDWDIGWDKGNGVAEAVSLYSSEAVIPGLSRPKLESDRYESLQEAIRINPQDRSLYIGIMALYSEKGSLPSLIHSRALALGMEAHACISKGNVERGRQLLQKALKLAPDLPFLMELREMSEESV, from the coding sequence GTGGATAAAAGACTGGAAGAGTGGTTCAGAAAGCCTGTGGAATCGCTTTCTCCCGACTCAATGGGGCTTCCCGTCGTGGTCCGTTCTGAGAAAAAATCCGTAGTAGAGTCCTCTCCCTTAGCTTTTTTAGGGGCAGGTGATGCAAAAACAGGGGATTATCCTGATCGTGAAGGCCCTAGTGCCCCACCTTCGGATGCCCAAGTGGAGGATATACTATTAGGTCCTCTAGATCAAAAAAATGAGCTACAACTTGAGACAACCCCTCAAGAAGAGCTACAGGAAGAGCTATCGAATGAGTTTCTCGATGATGACGATGGCTCTGAGGTCGATTTTAAAGCAGCTACTGACCTTGATGATATAGCAAACTCCCAGGAACCAGAAAGCCTTAACCCCGATTTTGAGGGGAAAGAGGAATTCCTCGACGCCGATGATTCAATCTTGGTTCCAAGTGGAGATGTTTTCGACGATATAGCTGTCTTATCTCCCTTGAGCTCCGAGCCCGTCTATCACGATGAGGCGGATATTCACCAATTAGACTCTATCCTGAGAAAAGAGGAAGACGTAGTCCTTTTTGGGGAGCCCGACAGAGTTCCAGAGCCTATCTTAAACGATAAGGTACCAAAATCCAGCCCTACTGTCGATAGCATATATAAAATCAAGGGTAAAAAGGTAAAAATTTCCGCTATAGCCTTGGCCCTTTTGGTTGCTGGGACGGGCGTATTTTTTATGACAAATGAGTCTAGCGAAACACAGCTTCGTAGGGCGAACGAGATGTATCTTAAGGGAGAGATGAAAAAAGCCTTGGAGCTTTACGAAGAATCGGAAAAGAACATTTCACTCGACGCTGGGTCGCTGGTTAGAAAGGGAGATATCCTAGCTCTTCAGGGACGGGAGGCGGAGGCGCTAAACTCTTATTACGGTGCTTTGGCCATAGATCCTGAGAGCGTGGACGTTCACCGAAAGGTAGCTAACACCTTCTTTTCCCTAGGCTCTTTAAACCAGGCGGAAAAGGCCTATATCGAGGTACTTAGGCTTGATCCTACCGATTCGGCTATCAGACTCCTTGTGTCTAGGCTTAAGTTGGAAAAAGAGGACATTGATGGAGCTTTAGATCTCCTGGAAAGCCTTTCTCCTGATGAGTCTTCCGATGAAGTAGAGTCTTTCCGACTGGAGTTATTGGCAAAACTGCCTCCTGTGGAGATATCGCTGGATATAGGGCTGTCTTCGGATATAGCTTACGACGTTACCTCGATCGATATCACCTTTTCGGAAGACTCTTTTGACGTCGTTCAGACTCCTGTTATAGAGGTCCCTGTCGAGGTTGTCTCCGCACCGGTGGTCGTTTCCAAGCCGATATCAAGGGCTAAAGTAGAGGTTCCTCCTAAAGTTGTAGAAAGAAAACCGAGGTCTGTCCCCGTTAAAGCGGACGACTTCGGAAGGTTTTCCAGGATCTTGTCCAGTGGAAGGAACATAGGGGTTCAAGATGGGCCTGCACTCAAGAGACTGGCTGAGGAGGATAGCACAGGAATATCCCTCTATAATTTAGGCCGTATGTTCAACCGTGCCGGTAGGCCTAGAGAGGCTATGGTATTTCTCGAAAAAGCTCTAGCCAAAGACGGCAATAACCGATGGTTGCTCGCCGAGACCGCCTATAGCTTTGCTTCCGTCGGTAGGGATGATGAGGCGTTGGCTATGATGGAACACGCTCTCGTAAAAGGCGATAAAATCTTTCCTGGTGAGGAGTCTCCGTCTATTTTATTTTCCGCTCCGTCGCCGGATTGGGATATCGGCTGGGATAAAGGTAACGGTGTAGCAGAAGCGGTTTCTCTCTACAGTTCAGAAGCTGTTATACCTGGCTTATCCCGTCCTAAGCTTGAGTCCGATAGGTATGAGTCGCTTCAGGAGGCTATAAGGATAAATCCCCAAGATAGGTCTCTTTATATTGGGATAATGGCTCTGTATTCCGAAAAAGGGAGCCTCCCTTCTCTCATTCACTCCAGAGCTTTAGCTCTTGGGATGGAGGCCCACGCCTGTATCTCAAAGGGCAACGTCGAGAGAGGCAGACAGTTGTTGCAGAAGGCGCTAAAACTAGCGCCAGATCTACCTTTCCTCATGGAGTTGAGGGAAATGTCCGAAGAAAGTGTTTGA
- a CDS encoding RelA/SpoT domain-containing protein, protein MQTRKIEDWGIEYIKRYSLYQEYCRRMKHLLQDLISRESVQVYALEGWAKTPDEFFNELSNKRGVLPADPFRDVPDLATVRILLYFPSDVMTVERVIQEEFLVDLPRSTTSKDLEDPDIFGYKSIIYDVSLKSDRGRLREWEKYRDLKLHVQVRTMLQEAWAAVSPEISGTTDVVTKGKLKRKLSRVSALLEEADEDFHYLREAAKKLSIPVTPEKNMPIIEPMAPVRDLKLTKDSLRQLFESNGEEIYSFWARTASEVGFPRFAPDREYVEDSLDYLHRILDAAEISSVEAMKSFLEEMSSDNRGVEQLQTVFSAFEDDISSWKVDGYSAVFLLVLNMKWDVLQNKDLLGLGIKAGSDRIKGS, encoded by the coding sequence ATGCAAACCCGTAAAATTGAGGACTGGGGAATCGAGTACATAAAGAGATATTCCCTATATCAGGAGTACTGCAGAAGGATGAAACATCTTCTTCAAGACCTTATATCCAGGGAAAGCGTCCAGGTTTACGCCCTCGAAGGTTGGGCTAAAACTCCCGATGAGTTTTTCAACGAACTTTCGAATAAAAGGGGAGTACTACCTGCCGATCCTTTCAGAGATGTACCTGATTTAGCAACCGTCAGGATACTTCTTTACTTCCCTAGCGATGTAATGACCGTTGAAAGGGTTATCCAGGAGGAGTTTTTAGTCGATCTTCCTAGGTCGACGACGAGTAAAGACCTTGAGGATCCCGATATATTCGGATATAAGTCCATAATATACGATGTATCGTTGAAGTCCGACAGAGGCCGTCTCAGGGAGTGGGAAAAATACAGGGACTTGAAGCTACACGTTCAGGTTCGTACTATGCTCCAAGAAGCCTGGGCGGCGGTAAGCCCGGAGATATCCGGGACTACCGATGTGGTGACTAAAGGTAAGCTCAAGAGAAAGCTCTCAAGGGTAAGTGCCCTTCTTGAAGAGGCCGACGAGGATTTTCACTACCTCCGGGAAGCGGCCAAAAAGCTTTCTATTCCTGTAACTCCGGAGAAAAATATGCCTATAATCGAGCCTATGGCTCCGGTAAGGGACCTGAAATTGACGAAAGATTCCCTTAGGCAGTTGTTTGAAAGCAACGGTGAGGAGATATATTCCTTCTGGGCTAGAACGGCCTCGGAAGTCGGATTCCCCCGCTTCGCTCCCGATAGAGAATACGTAGAGGACAGCTTGGACTATCTCCATCGAATTCTCGATGCCGCTGAGATTTCCTCTGTAGAAGCCATGAAGTCGTTCTTGGAGGAGATGTCTAGCGATAACAGAGGCGTGGAGCAGCTACAGACGGTTTTCTCCGCCTTTGAGGACGATATATCCTCCTGGAAGGTCGATGGTTACTCCGCTGTGTTCCTTCTTGTCCTGAACATGAAGTGGGATGTTCTCCAGAATAAAGACCTTCTAGGCCTAGGCATAAAAGCAGGATCGGATAGGATAAAAGGCTCTTAG
- a CDS encoding NAD(P)/FAD-dependent oxidoreductase, giving the protein METYDILVIGMGPAGMAVSAMAVSMGLKVLAVEKLRVGGECLNCGCIPSKALLKASQSYHESSRLGKYGIDQSCSLLAMDPMRVVREKIASISGKKLMKVFEKVTLLSGEASFYDSETIKVGDRLYRGKRIFISTGTEPFIPPIPGLRALDFLTNENMFQIDKIPSSLTIIGGGAIGTEMAQAFSRLGSKVNVVHMDPHLIPIGDEDGGKLVEKALTEEGVTVRNGVKIEKVERTEGFFRVFAGGEVFDSEQLLVAAGRSPVLEPLHLDRAGIDFDRKGIIVDRYMRTNVKNVYAVGDCNGKALLSHAAMHQGMLALMRSMSPFSLPFMNREKYLVPWAVFTDPEVAQVGLTEKEAKAKGIRFEVVKKDYRSYGRTVADGHPNGFIKVLVGRFGRIYGVTIVGEGASDLVQEWVLAMQHRKGIISVMMTQHPFPSIATINKMVAEDWMMKKMQSPVARWLARFLVR; this is encoded by the coding sequence TTGGAAACCTACGATATCCTTGTGATAGGAATGGGACCTGCGGGAATGGCGGTATCAGCCATGGCGGTGTCTATGGGACTCAAGGTCCTCGCCGTTGAGAAGCTCAGGGTCGGTGGTGAATGTCTAAACTGTGGTTGTATCCCCAGCAAGGCACTTCTGAAGGCGTCTCAGAGTTACCACGAGAGCTCTAGGTTAGGAAAGTACGGTATCGATCAGAGCTGCTCCCTTTTGGCCATGGATCCCATGAGGGTTGTGAGGGAGAAAATCGCCTCTATTAGCGGCAAGAAACTGATGAAGGTGTTCGAAAAAGTAACTCTCCTGTCGGGGGAGGCGTCGTTTTATGACTCGGAGACGATCAAAGTAGGAGATCGGCTTTACAGAGGTAAAAGGATATTCATATCCACCGGAACGGAGCCCTTTATACCACCAATTCCTGGCCTTAGAGCCTTAGACTTTTTGACCAACGAAAATATGTTTCAGATCGATAAAATACCCTCGTCCTTGACGATCATAGGCGGTGGGGCGATCGGCACGGAGATGGCCCAGGCCTTTTCCAGGCTTGGCTCTAAGGTCAACGTCGTCCATATGGACCCTCATCTCATTCCAATAGGGGATGAGGACGGGGGAAAGTTGGTCGAAAAGGCTCTAACCGAAGAGGGCGTTACGGTTAGAAACGGCGTTAAAATAGAGAAAGTGGAGAGGACGGAGGGGTTCTTCCGGGTTTTCGCCGGAGGAGAGGTGTTTGACTCCGAGCAACTCTTGGTTGCGGCAGGGAGGTCGCCGGTGCTAGAGCCTTTGCATCTGGATAGGGCAGGAATCGATTTTGATAGAAAAGGGATCATCGTCGATCGCTATATGAGGACCAACGTAAAGAACGTATACGCCGTTGGCGACTGTAACGGTAAAGCCCTCCTCTCCCACGCCGCTATGCATCAGGGGATGCTGGCCCTCATGCGTTCTATGTCGCCTTTCTCCTTGCCCTTTATGAACAGGGAAAAATACTTGGTTCCCTGGGCGGTCTTCACCGATCCAGAGGTAGCTCAGGTCGGATTGACGGAAAAAGAGGCTAAGGCCAAGGGAATTCGCTTTGAGGTCGTCAAAAAAGACTACCGTTCCTACGGTAGGACCGTAGCTGACGGACACCCAAATGGATTTATAAAGGTCCTTGTCGGCCGCTTTGGACGGATATACGGCGTAACCATCGTAGGTGAGGGTGCCAGCGATCTCGTTCAGGAATGGGTTTTAGCCATGCAGCACCGCAAAGGCATTATATCGGTGATGATGACACAACATCCCTTCCCGTCGATAGCCACGATAAACAAGATGGTGGCCGAGGACTGGATGATGAAAAAGATGCAATCCCCTGTCGCGAGATGGCTAGCCCGTTTTCTGGTTCGCTAG
- a CDS encoding ATP-binding cassette domain-containing protein has protein sequence MIELKKVTKSFYSPDGDKVHALRGVDLFVEKGDIFGIIGLSGAGKSTLLRVMNRLESPTSGEVWIGGRDMATLSGGDLRKARQSMGMIFQHFNLLSSRSVSGNIAYPLEVQRWSPDRVKERVSEMLSLVELEDKAEAWPSQLSGGQKQRVAIARALAGAPEVLLCDEATSALDPRTTRSILHLLERINSSTGVTVVLITHEMDVVREICRNMVIMEDGLVVEGGPVKEVFLNPRSDTAREFLDGLPRNPSLDEELPRISGFPLVILRFDGESAEMPIVSQAIKTTGVDVNILSGEIDRLRSSRVGNLMVQLSGDPKAVTGAMDFFVSNGVSLEVIWNG, from the coding sequence GTGATAGAGCTTAAGAAAGTCACGAAGAGTTTTTACTCTCCTGACGGAGATAAAGTCCACGCTCTTCGAGGGGTAGATCTTTTCGTGGAGAAAGGAGATATCTTTGGAATCATCGGTTTGTCCGGTGCCGGTAAATCCACCCTTCTCAGGGTCATGAATCGTCTCGAGTCACCGACATCAGGGGAGGTCTGGATAGGTGGAAGGGATATGGCGACCCTGTCCGGCGGTGATCTGAGAAAAGCCAGACAGAGCATGGGAATGATCTTCCAGCATTTCAACCTTCTGAGCTCAAGATCTGTATCGGGGAATATAGCTTATCCTCTGGAGGTCCAGAGGTGGTCTCCTGACAGGGTAAAAGAAAGAGTCTCTGAAATGCTAAGCCTCGTCGAGCTTGAGGATAAAGCGGAGGCCTGGCCCTCTCAGCTTAGCGGTGGTCAGAAACAGAGGGTCGCTATCGCCAGAGCTCTGGCAGGAGCCCCTGAGGTCCTTCTTTGTGACGAGGCTACCAGTGCCCTCGATCCTCGAACGACTAGGTCTATTCTACATCTCCTGGAGAGGATCAACAGCTCGACGGGCGTGACGGTAGTCCTGATTACCCACGAAATGGACGTGGTGAGGGAGATATGTCGCAACATGGTGATAATGGAGGACGGTCTCGTGGTAGAGGGAGGACCGGTCAAGGAAGTCTTCTTAAATCCTCGATCTGACACCGCTAGAGAGTTTCTAGATGGACTTCCTAGAAATCCCTCTCTCGACGAAGAGCTACCCCGGATATCCGGCTTCCCTCTGGTTATCCTGCGATTTGACGGAGAATCGGCGGAGATGCCCATAGTCTCTCAGGCGATAAAAACGACCGGTGTAGACGTCAACATACTCTCAGGGGAGATCGATAGGCTTAGAAGCTCCAGGGTAGGCAATCTGATGGTTCAGCTATCGGGGGATCCTAAAGCGGTAACCGGTGCCATGGATTTCTTTGTCTCTAATGGTGTCTCTCTGGAGGTAATCTGGAATGGATAG
- a CDS encoding methionine ABC transporter permease produces the protein MDRLFRVMELLVTPTWETLYMVVLSSAIATALGFPLGIALVLTDRGGLMESPWLYRLLDGVVNICRSFPFIILMIVLFPLSRIIVGTTIGTTATIVPLSIGTAPFVGRVVEGALKGVPAGIVEAAVVMGSRTKDIVCHVLIPEALPALVLGQTLTVINVVGYSAMAGAIGGGGLGDLAIRYGFHRFQTDVLIAAVIVIIGLVQGIQALGNGLASYLDRNR, from the coding sequence ATGGATAGGTTGTTTAGGGTTATGGAGCTATTGGTGACTCCTACATGGGAAACACTGTATATGGTCGTCCTCTCCTCCGCAATCGCCACAGCCCTGGGCTTCCCTCTAGGCATAGCCCTGGTTTTGACCGATAGAGGAGGATTGATGGAATCTCCGTGGCTGTATCGTCTTTTAGACGGAGTCGTCAATATATGCAGATCTTTCCCCTTTATTATCCTGATGATAGTGCTATTTCCTCTTTCCAGGATAATTGTGGGGACAACCATAGGAACTACTGCGACTATAGTACCTCTGTCCATAGGAACCGCCCCTTTTGTAGGTAGAGTGGTGGAAGGGGCTTTAAAAGGGGTTCCTGCGGGAATCGTCGAAGCTGCGGTGGTTATGGGCTCAAGAACTAAGGACATAGTTTGCCACGTCCTTATACCTGAGGCCTTGCCTGCTTTGGTTTTAGGACAGACTTTGACGGTTATAAACGTAGTCGGTTATTCTGCCATGGCCGGTGCCATTGGTGGCGGAGGTTTAGGGGATCTGGCTATAAGATACGGCTTCCATCGATTTCAGACCGATGTGCTTATAGCTGCGGTGATAGTGATTATAGGGTTGGTCCAAGGGATACAGGCCCTAGGTAACGGCCTGGCGTCCTATCTTGACAGGAACAGATAA
- a CDS encoding MetQ/NlpA family ABC transporter substrate-binding protein produces the protein MLLKKVAVILSLCVVLSSSALEASPEILKVGASPVPHARLLEAVKSTLRDQGIDLKIIEFTDYIKPNLALNDGELDANFFQHLPYLHSFAKDHRLEIVSAGSVHVEPLGLYSKKHSSIEGLPEKGLIAIPSDSVNGGRALLLLQAEGIIKLDPSSGLEATELDIVENPKKLRFKAIESAQLPRVLPDVDGAVINGNYAIEAGLNPARDGLIIEGADSPYANIVAVRGSDREKPAIKALMLALQSDIVKDILSDEFEGAVVPAFAPGE, from the coding sequence ATGTTGCTAAAAAAAGTTGCTGTGATTTTGAGTCTATGCGTTGTGTTGTCCTCTTCAGCTCTGGAGGCGTCCCCGGAGATTTTGAAAGTCGGGGCCTCCCCTGTGCCTCACGCTAGGCTTTTGGAGGCGGTAAAGTCGACCTTGAGAGATCAGGGCATAGATCTGAAAATAATTGAGTTTACTGACTACATAAAGCCGAATTTGGCCCTAAACGACGGAGAGCTGGACGCAAACTTCTTTCAGCACCTGCCCTACCTCCACTCTTTCGCAAAGGATCATAGGTTGGAGATAGTCTCCGCCGGAAGCGTACACGTCGAGCCACTAGGTCTCTACTCTAAAAAACATAGCTCTATCGAAGGTCTACCTGAAAAGGGACTCATAGCGATCCCCAGCGACAGTGTCAACGGCGGTAGAGCTCTTCTTCTGCTTCAGGCGGAGGGGATCATAAAGCTGGACCCCTCTTCCGGCCTTGAGGCTACAGAACTGGATATAGTCGAAAATCCAAAAAAACTGAGGTTTAAGGCCATCGAATCCGCCCAGCTTCCTAGGGTGCTCCCTGACGTGGATGGGGCGGTCATAAACGGGAATTACGCCATAGAGGCCGGACTTAACCCCGCAAGAGACGGTCTTATCATAGAGGGAGCCGATTCTCCCTACGCTAACATCGTCGCGGTTAGGGGCTCTGACAGGGAAAAACCAGCCATAAAAGCGCTGATGCTCGCCCTTCAGAGTGACATCGTAAAGGATATACTTTCCGATGAATTTGAGGGAGCTGTGGTTCCTGCTTTTGCTCCTGGCGAATAA
- a CDS encoding chemotaxis protein CheX has protein sequence MSDPGREFRKVPIETLTALVQSVQRGFYRFNESVGVGVHFLKRETSLSYSIPYGVVISVIGVVGNVRGGLSVILAQDGFDKYVSALTGGLIPPDLGNEIAMSCIGEMLNMVAGRMALEMSQCGFAIDITPPQTFCGDKIRQVESDDTAHIILPYSFGGSSCGVHLVINSRSV, from the coding sequence ATGAGCGATCCAGGAAGAGAATTTCGGAAAGTTCCTATAGAGACTCTGACTGCCCTGGTCCAATCGGTCCAGAGGGGATTTTATCGTTTTAACGAATCGGTAGGGGTTGGAGTTCATTTTCTAAAAAGGGAGACCTCCCTTTCCTACTCGATTCCCTACGGTGTCGTTATCTCAGTCATAGGGGTTGTCGGAAACGTCAGAGGTGGTCTATCGGTTATCCTAGCTCAAGATGGCTTCGATAAATACGTTTCCGCCCTAACCGGTGGATTGATCCCTCCTGATCTTGGGAATGAGATCGCGATGAGTTGCATCGGTGAAATGCTCAACATGGTCGCCGGTAGAATGGCCCTTGAGATGAGCCAATGCGGTTTTGCGATAGACATAACACCCCCTCAGACTTTCTGTGGCGATAAAATAAGACAGGTAGAGTCCGACGATACGGCTCACATTATTCTCCCTTACTCCTTCGGGGGATCCAGTTGTGGTGTCCATCTAGTCATAAACAGCAGAAGCGTTTAA